Proteins encoded within one genomic window of Longimicrobiaceae bacterium:
- a CDS encoding carbon-nitrogen hydrolase family protein — protein sequence MGGRRLTAAVVQAEVAPDLQSGLERTRELALEAARSGAEVIVFPETWIPGYPAWLDVCRDAALWDHAPVKAVFARIAENSISVPGPALDSLLDTARDAGATLVVGVSERVERGPGRGTLYNSLLTLGPEGRLLNHHRKLMPTYTERLVWGAGDAEGLQAADVPGARIGGLVCWEHWMPLARQALHESGEDVHVAVWPTAHEMHQVASRHYAFEGRCYVLAAGSLMRASALPPELEPHPERVAHPDQWVLRGGSAVIGPDGGYVVEPVYDEPRILLAELDLGRTREEGMTLDVTGHYHRPELFDFRPLPSGRRSPEGRERAR from the coding sequence ATGGGCGGAAGGAGGCTGACGGCGGCGGTCGTCCAGGCGGAGGTCGCGCCGGACCTGCAGTCCGGGCTGGAGCGCACGCGCGAGCTGGCGCTGGAGGCGGCGCGCTCGGGCGCGGAGGTGATCGTCTTCCCGGAGACCTGGATCCCCGGCTACCCGGCGTGGCTGGACGTCTGCCGGGACGCGGCCCTGTGGGACCACGCACCCGTGAAGGCGGTCTTCGCCCGGATCGCGGAGAACAGCATCTCCGTCCCGGGGCCCGCGCTGGACTCACTCCTGGACACCGCCCGCGACGCGGGCGCCACGCTGGTGGTGGGGGTGAGCGAGCGGGTGGAGCGCGGCCCCGGCCGGGGCACCCTGTACAACTCGCTGCTCACCCTGGGCCCCGAAGGCCGGCTCCTCAACCACCACCGCAAGCTGATGCCCACCTACACGGAGCGCCTGGTGTGGGGCGCGGGCGACGCCGAGGGGCTGCAGGCGGCGGACGTCCCGGGGGCCCGCATCGGCGGGCTGGTCTGCTGGGAGCACTGGATGCCGCTCGCCCGCCAGGCGCTGCACGAGTCGGGCGAGGACGTGCACGTGGCGGTGTGGCCCACCGCCCACGAGATGCACCAGGTGGCGAGCCGCCACTACGCCTTCGAGGGCCGCTGCTACGTCCTGGCCGCGGGGTCGCTGATGCGCGCCTCGGCGCTCCCCCCGGAGCTGGAGCCGCACCCCGAGCGGGTCGCGCACCCGGACCAGTGGGTGCTCCGCGGCGGGAGCGCCGTCATCGGCCCGGACGGCGGCTACGTGGTGGAGCCGGTCTACGACGAGCCGCGGATCCTCCTCGCCGAGCTGGACCTGGGGCGCACCCGCGAGGAGGGGATGACGCTGGACGTGACGGGCCACTACCACCGCCCCGAGCTGTTCGACTTCCGTCCGCTGCCGTCCGGCCGCCGCTCGCCGGAGGGCCGCGAACGCGCCCGGTGA